In Pedobacter heparinus DSM 2366, the following are encoded in one genomic region:
- a CDS encoding fumarylacetoacetate hydrolase family protein, whose protein sequence is MKLVSYKTENREHLGVFINGHIYNLNSCDKQLPDEMKAFLEGGEVLMERAKKVDAQIKAAEIEAKEEVFFELLAPVPHPTSCRDGYAFRQHVAAARRNRKVEMIAEFDQYPIFYFTNHNAIQGPGEIECMPDHFQKLDFELEVAVVIGKKGRNITAAEADNYIAGYMVMNDMSARTLQMEEMLLNLGPAKGKDFSTVIGPWLVTPDELEPYKTSAKPGHTGNAYDLKMTCTVNGVGVSAGSMADMDWTFAEIIERCAYGADILPGDVIGSGTVGTGCFLELNGTGLLNDPNFKPQWLQDGDEVEMEITGLGRLINIIKKADTDFSILALKKK, encoded by the coding sequence ATGAAGCTGGTATCCTATAAAACAGAAAACAGAGAACACCTCGGTGTGTTTATAAACGGACACATTTATAACTTAAACTCTTGTGATAAGCAGTTGCCCGATGAAATGAAAGCTTTTTTAGAGGGTGGAGAAGTACTGATGGAACGCGCTAAAAAAGTGGATGCCCAGATCAAGGCTGCTGAAATAGAAGCGAAAGAAGAGGTTTTTTTCGAACTGCTGGCCCCGGTACCACATCCGACCTCCTGCCGCGATGGTTATGCCTTCCGACAGCATGTCGCCGCTGCACGCCGGAACCGTAAGGTGGAGATGATTGCTGAGTTTGACCAATACCCTATTTTTTATTTTACCAACCACAATGCCATCCAGGGACCCGGAGAAATTGAATGCATGCCAGATCATTTTCAGAAGCTTGATTTTGAGCTGGAGGTAGCAGTTGTGATTGGTAAAAAGGGACGCAACATCACTGCGGCAGAAGCCGACAATTATATTGCCGGTTATATGGTGATGAATGATATGAGTGCCAGGACCCTGCAAATGGAGGAAATGCTGTTAAACCTGGGGCCAGCCAAAGGAAAAGATTTTTCTACCGTAATTGGCCCATGGCTGGTTACCCCGGATGAGCTGGAACCCTATAAAACAAGTGCCAAGCCTGGTCATACCGGAAATGCGTACGACCTAAAAATGACATGTACTGTGAATGGAGTAGGAGTATCTGCAGGCAGTATGGCAGATATGGACTGGACTTTCGCCGAGATCATTGAACGCTGTGCTTATGGAGCAGATATTTTACCTGGTGATGTAATAGGCTCAGGTACCGTAGGTACGGGCTGTTTTCTTGAGCTCAACGGAACGGGTTTGCTAAACGATCCCAATTTCAAACCACAATGGTTGCAGGATGGTGATGAAGTTGAAATGGAAATCACGGGTTTGGGGCGACTGATCAATATCATCAAAAAAGCAGATACTGATTTTTCTATCCTGGCCCTGAAAAAAAAATAA